A genomic window from Silene latifolia isolate original U9 population chromosome Y, ASM4854445v1, whole genome shotgun sequence includes:
- the LOC141628812 gene encoding uncharacterized protein LOC141628812, whose product MEGRVLGWMNAILGSDYREEEVTDALNQIHPLKAPGPDRMNGLFYQTYWHIVGPMVISTVLGVLCGDQMPAGMNHTHIVLIPKKKAPDKIRDFRPISLCNVVYKLVSKVLANRLKPFLNDIVSENQSAFTAGRLISDNVLIAFELFHHMKNLRHGEGFMAIKLDMAKAYDRVEWDFLEAVLRGMGFDRGWVDRVMMCVSSVLSAVLINGNAKEVFRPERGLRQGDPLSPYLFILCAEVLSNQMRRAVMSNSLHGIRIAPNASEEEAERVCTILRRYEEASANICDEPRSIVSRFWWGCEEGNRRISWVAWKRLCRPKDMGGLGFRDFFKMNQALLGKPAWRLLTSQNCLWARLMQSKYYHGKSFLDAEFGGNPSYTWHGIIGAREVLLKGLRRRIGEGRDTFVLRDAWIPATQTGKVVSPCVGGNAMMRVAELMTDDGRAWNEKQLNTVLMSFEQERVRNIRLSNTTQAYSWYWSCERDGNYSVKSAYRLLDGIDLSLEETSNWAREKWIWKKLWKTRVVFEGGGVEVERVIKRVRDIVEEINSGYEERKKEVEEGDNRQGQGVDDGWRAPSPGWVKLNVDAGVKEGIGVGVGAVCRDEMGRVLWGLARHRKEVWEPRVAEEVALLDGIEEAVKAGHENLVVESDCSQLIEALKAHKTGRSPFFLVLDDIHTLCSSFSSISWSYTSRKNNKVAHALAYVLPSVVGNSVWIGTLPEAVNRFLD is encoded by the exons ATGGAGGGGAGAGTTCTCGGGTGGATGAATGCTATTCTGGGGAGCGATTACAGGGAGGAGGAAGTCACTGATGCCCTCAATCAAATTCACCCTCTCAAAGCTCCGGGGCCAGACAGAATGAATGGATTGTTTTATCAGACGTATTGGCATATTGTGGGCCCGATGGTGATAAGCACGGTTTTGGGGGTACTTTGTGGTGACCAAATGCCGGCAGGTATGAATCACACACATATCGTTCTTATTCCAAAGAAAAAGGCTCCGGACAAAATTCGGGACTTCCGTCCAATTAGTCTATGCAATGTGGTTTACAAACTGGTCTCAAAAGTGCTAGCAAACCGGTTAAAACCCTTTCTTAATGATATTGTGTCTGAGAATCAAAGCGCATTTACTGCGGGTCGCCTTATTTCGGATAATGTCTTAATTGCTTTTGAATTATTTCATCATATGAAAAATTTAAGACATGGGGAGGGCTTCATGGCAATTAAGCTTGACATGGCCAAAGCATATGACAGAGTGGAATGGGATTTTCTGGAGGCGGTGTTACGAGGTATGGGGTTTGACAGGGGATGGGTGGATAGAGTGATGATGTGCGTTTCTTCTGTATTGTCTGCCGTTCTGATCAATGGAAATGCCAAGGAAGTGTTTCGGCCGGAAAGGGGTCTACGACAAGGTGACCCGCTCTCACCTTATCTTTTTATCCTTTGTGCCGAGGTACTGTCTAATCAAATGAGGCGAGCAGTGATGAGTAACTCACTCCATGGTATTCGTATCGCTCCAAATGCTAGTGAAGAAGAAGCAGAGAGGGTGTGCACGATTCTTCGAAGATATGAGGAAGCATCAG CGAATATTTGTGACGAGCCACGGTCGATAGTGTCTCGATTTTGGTGGGGCTGTGAGGAAGGTAATAGGAGAATTTCTTGGGTGGCCTGGAAACGGCTATGCAGACCAAAGGATATGGGTGGGTTAGGGTTCAGAGACTTCTTTAAGATGAACCAAGCTCTCCTAGGGAAACCAGCATGGAGGTTACTTACGTCACAAAATTGTCTATGGGCACGGTTGATGCAGAGCAAATACTATCATGGGAAATCTTTTTTGGACGCGGAGTTTGGTGGCAACCCCAGTTATACTTGGCATGGGATAATAGGGGCGAGGGAAGTGCTTTTGAAGGGGCTGAGGAGACGAATAGGTGAGGGGCGTGACACTTTTGTTTTGCGTGATGCATGGATCCCAGCCACACAGACGGGAAAGGTGGTGTCACCGTGTGTGGGAGGTAATGCGATGATGAGAGTGGCTGAGTTGATGACGGATGATGGACGGGCCTGGAACGAGAAGCAGCTAAACACGGTATTGATGTCCTTTGAGCAGGAGCGGGTTCGCAATATCAGGTTAAGCAACACGACTCAAGCTTATAGTTGGTACTGGAGCTGCGAACGTGATGGAAATTATAGTGTGAAATCCGCATACAGGTTGTTAGATGGAATCGATTTGAGTTTAGAGGAAACGTCGAACTGGGCTCGCGAGAAATGGATTTGGAAAAAATTGTGGAAGACGCG GGTGGTTTTTGAAGGAGGGGGTGTCGAGGTGGAGAGGGTGATTAAAAGGGTAAGGGATATTGTGGAGGAAATTAACAGTGGGTATGAGGAAAGAAAAAAGGAGGTTGAGGAGGGAGATAATAGGCAAGGGCAAGGGGTGGATGACGGATGGCGTGCTCCAAGTCCAGGATGGGTTAAACTAAATGTTGATGCGGGGGTGAAGGAAGGCATTGGAGTGGGTGTTGGAGCGGTGTGTAGGGACGAGATGGGGAGGGTGTTATGGGGCTTGGCAAGGCACAGGAAGGAGGTGTGGGAACCAAGGGTGGCAGAGGAGGTAGCTTTGCTCGATGGAATAGAGGAAGCGGTGAAGGCGGGACACGAAAATTTGGTGGTGGAAAGTGACTGTTCGCAGCTGATTGAAGCCCTCAAGGCGCACAAGACGGGACGAAGCCCTTTCTTTTTAGTTTTAGATGATATTCATACTTTATGTTCTTCGTTTTCTTCTATTAGTTGGTCGTACACAAGTAGAAAGAATAATAAGGTAGCACATGCTCTTGCGTATGTCTTACCGAGTGTAGTAGGCAACTCTGTTTGGATTGGTACGTTGCCTGAGGCAGTGAATCGGTTTCTTGATTAG
- the LOC141628813 gene encoding uncharacterized protein LOC141628813 gives MVFLCETKLSGREMKTVRAKFDGYMGIEVDSVGRSGGLAFWWRRELDCEFLSSSVHYMDFFVRDERGDWRVTVFYGRPTVTDRHLSWRLLRILSQQSELPWVYLGDFNEVLFANEMKAGMRAQWQMNNFREAVDECGLSDVQFERYAFTWDNGQAGEANRQSQFDRAMATCEWKEKFPYTRLIYLGREWSDHSPIKLLLDRRGGTCEVVRKFRFEQIWVGEDGCENAVQRGFDRGGEALMEALGECASELQKWKKVSIGKIVKAISVKRNQLARLYEGGRSVEEVRRRRKIVSEIAVLCRHEEQFWRQRSCALWLKDGDRNTSYFHHQSGQRKAKNYISKLVDDEGIVRTEEEAVSRVGTRYFTNLF, from the coding sequence ATGGTGTTTCTATGCGAGACGAAACTCAGTGGTCGTGAGATGAAGACCGTCCGTGCAAAGTTTGATGGGTACATGGGGATAGAGGTTGATAGCGTAGGAAGGTCTGGTGGTCTCGCTTTTTGGTGGAGGAGGGAGCTTGATTGCGAGTTCCTGTCTTCATCAGTCCATTATATGGACTTCTTTGTTCGTGATGAGAGAGGTGATTGGAGAGTGACCGTTTTCTATGGAAGGCCAACAGTGACGGATAGGCATCTTTCATGGAGATTGCTGCGAATACTAAGTCAGCAGTCTGAGCTACCTTGGGTATATCTTGGGGACTTCAATGAAGTCCTTTTTGCGAACGAAATGAAGGCAGGAATGCGTGCTCAATGGCAAATGAATAACTTTCGGGAGGCGGTTGATGAGTGTGGTTTGTCAGATGTCCAATTCGAGAGGTATGCTTTTACATGGGACAATGGGCAAGCTGGGGAAGCAAATAGGCAGAGTCAGTTTGATCGAGCTATGGCAACGTGCGAGTGGAAGGAGAAATTCCCGTATACTAGGTTAATCTATTTGGGGCGAGAGTGGTCCGATCATTCCCCTATTAAGCTCCTTCTTGATAGGCGGGGTGGCACGTGCGAGGTGGTGAGAAAATTCCGGTTCGAACAAATATGGGTGGGTGAAGATGGATGTGAGAATGCGGTGCAAAGAGGGTTTGACCGTGGGGGAGAGGCCCTGATGGAAGCCCTTGGGGAATGTGCCAGTGAACTGCAAAAGTGGAAGAAGGTTAGCATTGGGAAAATAGTGAAGGCTATCTCGGTAAAGAGGAACCAACTTGCTCGATTATATGAAGGGGGAAGGTCGGTAGAGGAGGTGCGGCGAAGGCGGAAGATTGTTAGCGAGATTGCGGTGTTATGTAGACATGAGGAGCAGTTTTGGAGGCAAAGATCATGTGCTCTATGGCTTAAAGATGGGGACAGGAATACGAGCTATTTTCACCATCAATCTGGTCAACGGAAAGCGAAAAATTATATTTCAAAATTGGTCGATGACGAAGGCATAGTGAGGACGGAGGAAGAGGCGGTTTCGCGTGTTGGAACGAGATATTTCACTAACCTTTTTTAG